In a single window of the Bactrocera dorsalis isolate Fly_Bdor chromosome 2, ASM2337382v1, whole genome shotgun sequence genome:
- the LOC105231847 gene encoding E3 ubiquitin-protein ligase FANCL: MTESREWDDFLLRYPGIIVSGSNARGTVKLNGKWYRLKVMCPHFPKLQEARLELLLPQQVKFTKIRKEDLEVDWTLYDLMKHLPQLQQKYSDKANPNAKSLEITDSNIYSEIAALYAPQDYQLELNDACSLLRFSKFAGYERHYLQVALPTLRITAHSLPDCVPWEEQLQKYENLSAMVQQFRNYLQDLRPFYGNFADIDELCYVVQPKPPVSTKHNWRLFVLRERVFIKLVLSDPFAPIGSMSVQIIGPTQAVEELRRTLSDGLSEWDVELDIHKNLLRIFDICYFPMPPGSGWMEVDGEVNTTEQKFCNICYSYQLEEGEIPIVSCDNPQCTLVYHAACLKEWFNTLTDGMDFLSVSFGTCPFCKTKLSTSFAELLAN; encoded by the exons ATGACAGAATCCCGAGAATGGGATGACTTTCTTTTGCGCTATCCCGGTATAATTGTAAGCGGTTCCAATGCCAGAGGGACTGTAAAACTAAAC GGCAAGTGGTACCGTTTAAAAGTGATGTGTCCGCATTTCCCTAAACTACAGGAAGCGCGTCTGGAACTATTGCTACCACAGCAagttaaatttacaaaaattagaaaagaagATTTAGAAGTTGATTGGACTTTGTATGATTTAATGAAGCACCTgccacaactacaacaaaagtaCAGCGATAAAGCCAACCCAAACGCCAAAAGCTTAGAAATAACAGATTCCAACATTTATAGTGAAATAGCCGCACTCTACGCACCACAAGATTATCAATTGGAGCTAAATGACGCTTGTAGTTTACTGCGTTTCTCCAAATTCGCGGGATACGAAAGACATTATTTACAAGTAGCACTACCAACACTACGAATAACTGCGCATAGTCTACCCGACTGTGTGCCGTGGGAGGAGCAACTGCAGAAATATGAGAACCTAAGCGCAATGGTGCAACAGTTCCGCAACTATCTGCAAGATTTACGGccattttatggaaatttcgCCGATATTGATGAGCTGTGCTATGTTGTGCAGCCAAAACCTCCAGTTTCGACCAAACATAATTGGCGTTTATTTGTGTTACGTGAACGCGTTTTTATCAAATTAGTGCTTTCCGATCCCTTTGCACCGATTGGTTCGATGTCAGTGCAGATAATAGGACCAACGCAGGCCGTCGAAGAGTTGAGACGTACGTTAAGTGATGGCCTGAGCGAATGGGATGTTGAGCTGGATATACATAAGAACTTGTTGCGTATTTTTGACATCTGCTATTTTCCTATGCCGCCTGGTAGCGGCTGGATGGAAGTAGATGGTGAAGTTAATACCACGgagcaaaaattttgtaatatctgTTACTCGTATCAACTAGAGGAAGGTGAAATACCAATTGTATCATGCGACAATCCGCAATGTACGCTGGTATATCATGCGGCTTGCTTGAAGGAGTGGTTCAACACGCTCACTGACGGCATGGACTTTCTGAGTGTCTCTTTTGGCACTTGCCCCTTTTGCAAAACT AAACTTTCAACATCTTTCGCTGAGTTAttggcaaattaa